From one Acidibrevibacterium fodinaquatile genomic stretch:
- the pnp gene encoding polyribonucleotide nucleotidyltransferase — translation MFKHFRKEISWGGRPLVLETGKIARQADGAVMARYGDTIVLCTVVGAKSARPGQDFFPLTVNYQEKSFAAGRIPGGHFKREGRPSERETLTSRLIDRPIRPLFPEGFRNEVQVIATVLSHDLENDPDIVAMVGCSAALTLSGIPFFGPVGAARVGYADGQYLLNPTLAERETSVLDLIVAGTAEGVLMVESEAHELSEEIMLGAVTFGHAAFQPVIAAIIELAEQAAREPWELPAADEGARALAARIDALARAPLTEAYQEKIKQARQDKVAAVKKSVLATLEAEESGVDPERVKALFKDLEADIVRNAVLDTGIRIDGRDTKTVRPIVAEVGVLPRAHGSALFTRGETQALCVATLGTGQDEQFIDALEGDYREHFLLHYNFPPYSVGETGRMGSPGRREVGHGKLAWRAIHPLLPAKDKFPYTLRVVSEITESNGSSSMATVCGSSLALMDAGVPLARPVAGIAMGLIKEAHKFAVLSDILGDEDHLGDMDFKVAGTEQGVTSLQMDLKIASITPEIMRIALDQAREGRMHILGEMAKAIAGARHDVAANAPRITVINVPKEKIREVIGTGGKVIREIVEQTGTKIDIEDDGTIKIAATDPAQAQAAIDWIRGIVAEPELGVIYTGKVVKIADFGAFVNFLGSRDGLVHISELSTGRVAKTGDVVNVGDAVKVKVIGFDERGKVKLSMRVVDQVTGEDITDKVGPKGGRRERADGE, via the coding sequence ATGTTCAAGCATTTCCGCAAGGAGATTTCCTGGGGTGGACGTCCCCTGGTGCTGGAGACCGGCAAGATCGCGCGCCAGGCCGATGGCGCGGTGATGGCACGCTATGGCGACACGATCGTGCTCTGCACCGTGGTCGGCGCCAAATCGGCGCGGCCGGGGCAGGATTTCTTTCCCCTGACCGTCAATTATCAGGAGAAATCCTTCGCCGCTGGGCGCATCCCGGGCGGGCATTTCAAGCGCGAAGGCCGCCCCTCCGAGCGCGAGACCCTGACCAGCCGCCTCATCGACCGCCCGATCCGGCCGCTATTTCCCGAGGGGTTCAGGAACGAGGTTCAGGTGATCGCGACCGTCCTCAGCCATGATCTCGAGAACGATCCCGATATCGTCGCCATGGTCGGCTGCTCGGCGGCGCTGACACTCTCGGGGATTCCGTTTTTCGGCCCCGTCGGGGCGGCGCGGGTCGGCTATGCCGATGGCCAATACCTGCTCAACCCGACGCTCGCCGAGCGCGAGACTTCGGTCCTCGATCTCATCGTCGCCGGCACCGCCGAAGGGGTGCTGATGGTCGAGAGCGAGGCGCATGAATTGTCCGAAGAAATCATGCTCGGCGCGGTCACGTTCGGCCACGCCGCGTTCCAGCCGGTGATCGCGGCGATCATCGAGCTTGCCGAACAGGCGGCGCGTGAGCCCTGGGAACTGCCGGCGGCCGATGAAGGGGCGCGCGCGCTCGCCGCTCGCATCGATGCGCTGGCCCGCGCGCCGCTCACCGAGGCCTATCAGGAAAAGATCAAACAGGCGCGTCAGGACAAGGTCGCGGCGGTGAAGAAATCCGTGCTCGCGACCCTCGAGGCCGAAGAGAGCGGGGTCGATCCCGAGCGCGTCAAGGCGTTGTTCAAGGATCTCGAGGCCGATATCGTGCGCAACGCCGTGCTCGATACCGGCATTCGCATCGATGGCCGCGACACCAAGACCGTCCGCCCGATCGTCGCCGAGGTCGGGGTTCTGCCACGCGCCCATGGCAGCGCGCTCTTCACCCGCGGCGAAACCCAGGCTCTCTGCGTTGCAACGCTCGGCACCGGCCAGGACGAGCAGTTCATCGACGCTTTGGAAGGGGATTATCGCGAGCATTTCCTGCTCCATTACAATTTCCCGCCCTATTCGGTCGGCGAGACCGGGCGCATGGGGAGCCCCGGGCGGCGCGAAGTCGGCCATGGCAAGCTCGCCTGGCGCGCGATCCATCCCCTGCTCCCGGCCAAGGACAAATTTCCCTACACCTTGCGCGTGGTGAGCGAAATCACCGAAAGCAACGGCAGCTCCTCGATGGCGACGGTGTGCGGCAGCTCGCTCGCGCTGATGGATGCCGGCGTGCCGCTCGCCCGGCCGGTCGCCGGGATCGCCATGGGGCTGATCAAAGAGGCGCATAAATTCGCGGTTCTTTCTGATATCCTCGGCGACGAGGATCATCTCGGCGACATGGATTTCAAGGTCGCCGGCACGGAACAGGGCGTCACCAGCCTGCAAATGGACCTCAAGATCGCCTCGATCACGCCCGAGATCATGCGCATAGCCCTCGATCAGGCGCGCGAGGGCCGGATGCATATTCTCGGCGAGATGGCCAAAGCGATTGCCGGGGCGCGCCACGATGTCGCGGCGAACGCGCCGCGCATTACCGTGATCAACGTGCCGAAGGAAAAAATTCGCGAGGTGATCGGCACCGGCGGCAAGGTGATCCGCGAGATCGTCGAGCAGACCGGCACCAAGATCGATATCGAGGATGACGGCACGATCAAGATCGCGGCGACCGACCCGGCGCAAGCGCAGGCGGCGATCGATTGGATCCGCGGCATCGTCGCCGAACCCGAACTCGGGGTGATCTATACCGGCAAGGTGGTCAAGATCGCCGATTTCGGTGCGTTCGTGAACTTTCTCGGCTCGCGCGACGGGCTCGTCCATATCAGCGAGCTTTCCACCGGGCGGGTCGCCAAGACGGGCGACGTCGTCAATGTCGGCGACGCGGTGAAGGTCAAGGTGATTGGCTTTGACGAGCGCGGCAAGGTCAAGCTCTCGATGCGGGTCGTCGACCAGGTAACGGGCGAGGATATCACCGACAAGGTCGGCCCCAAGGGGGGGCGGCGCGAGCGGGCGGACGGCGAATAG
- the truB gene encoding tRNA pseudouridine(55) synthase TruB, whose translation MRKRRGRALDGWLVVDKPAGMTSTDVVNRVRRAFAAQKAGHGGTLDPLATGLLPVAFGAATKTVPYVMDGTKLYRFTLRFGEARDTDDADGQVIATSAVRPDDATIRAALPAFRGAIMQVPPVFSAVKIAGERAYDMAREGRAPDLPPRPARVDRFELIARPDSETAVFEVASGKGVYMRSLARDLALACGTLGHVAALRRLCVGPFDETMAISLDKLAGSGDTEPASPDLLLPVATALADIPALALTDVETSGLQNGQAISLVTLMGRIPAQADPQGGLVRAMAGKRVIGLCRLEDGWLCPERLL comes from the coding sequence CCGCCGGCATGACCAGCACCGATGTCGTCAACCGGGTTCGCCGCGCTTTCGCGGCGCAGAAGGCGGGGCATGGCGGCACTCTCGATCCGCTGGCGACCGGGCTCTTGCCGGTGGCGTTCGGCGCCGCGACCAAGACCGTGCCCTATGTGATGGACGGCACCAAGCTCTATCGTTTCACGCTCCGCTTCGGCGAGGCACGCGATACCGACGACGCCGATGGGCAGGTGATCGCAACCTCGGCGGTGCGGCCCGATGATGCGACGATCCGGGCGGCGCTGCCCGCGTTTCGTGGCGCCATCATGCAGGTGCCGCCGGTGTTTTCGGCGGTGAAGATCGCCGGCGAGCGTGCCTATGACATGGCCCGCGAGGGGCGCGCGCCGGATTTGCCGCCGCGCCCGGCGCGGGTTGACCGTTTCGAACTCATCGCCCGCCCCGATTCCGAAACGGCGGTGTTCGAGGTCGCGTCCGGCAAGGGCGTTTATATGCGGAGCCTGGCCCGCGATCTCGCGCTCGCCTGTGGCACCCTCGGCCATGTCGCGGCGCTGAGGCGCCTCTGCGTCGGGCCGTTCGACGAGACGATGGCGATTTCGCTGGACAAGCTCGCAGGAAGCGGCGATACGGAGCCCGCTTCTCCGGATCTCCTGCTTCCGGTCGCGACCGCGCTGGCCGACATCCCGGCGCTGGCCTTGACGGACGTGGAGACCAGCGGCCTTCAGAACGGCCAGGCGATCAGTCTGGTGACCCTGATGGGCCGTATTCCTGCCCAGGCCGACCCGCAAGGCGGGTTGGTGCGGGCGATGGCGGGGAAGCGCGTGATCGGGCTCTGCCGGCTGGAAGATGGCTGGCTCTGCCCCGAACGCCTGTTGTAA
- a CDS encoding NAD(P)H-dependent flavin oxidoreductase, translating into MTAINAIRMGGVEVLPLVEGGKGISVSNGKTSGHWAASGGVGTFSAVNADAHDASGAPILEVYRGRTRRERHEELVDFAIRGGIHQAREAHELAGGAGRIHANILWEMAGAERVITGVLEGARGLINGITCGAGMPYRLSDIAARFGVYYYPIVSSARAFNALWRRAYSKAAELLGGVVYEDPWRAGGHNGLSNSEDPTRPEDPYPRVVALRKLLRSFGLGETPIIMAGGVWWLDEWRDWIDNPELGPIAFQFGTRPMLTRESPISDAWKKKLLTLAEGDVFLNHFSPTGFYSSAVNNAFIRELRERNERQVAYTTEPVGEHVAEYGVGPRRRSVYLTPPDLARAHEWEREGFTEALRTPDNTLIFVAPEKAREITADQIACMGCLSQCRFSNWSEHEPDYSTGKKADPRSFCIQKTLQAIAHDRDDPNSVENNLMFSGHNGFRFATDPFYSNGFIPTVKELVARILTGR; encoded by the coding sequence ATGACAGCGATCAATGCGATAAGGATGGGCGGGGTCGAAGTGCTGCCCTTGGTCGAGGGCGGCAAAGGCATTTCGGTGTCCAACGGCAAAACCTCGGGCCATTGGGCGGCGAGCGGCGGCGTCGGCACGTTCAGCGCCGTCAACGCCGACGCGCACGATGCGAGCGGCGCGCCGATTCTCGAGGTTTATCGTGGCCGCACCCGGCGCGAGCGGCACGAGGAGCTGGTCGATTTCGCGATCCGTGGCGGCATCCATCAGGCGCGCGAGGCGCATGAGCTGGCCGGCGGCGCCGGGCGCATCCACGCCAATATCCTCTGGGAGATGGCCGGCGCAGAACGGGTCATCACCGGGGTGCTGGAGGGCGCGCGCGGGCTGATCAACGGCATCACCTGCGGCGCCGGCATGCCCTATCGCCTGTCCGACATCGCCGCCCGGTTCGGCGTCTATTACTACCCGATCGTCTCTTCGGCGCGGGCCTTCAATGCCCTTTGGCGGCGCGCCTACAGCAAGGCCGCGGAGTTGCTCGGCGGCGTCGTCTATGAAGACCCGTGGCGAGCCGGCGGCCATAACGGGCTCTCCAACAGCGAGGACCCGACCCGGCCGGAGGATCCCTACCCTCGGGTCGTCGCCTTGCGCAAGCTGCTGCGGAGTTTCGGCCTGGGCGAGACGCCGATCATCATGGCCGGCGGCGTCTGGTGGCTCGATGAATGGCGGGACTGGATCGATAATCCCGAACTCGGTCCGATTGCGTTTCAGTTCGGCACGCGTCCGATGCTGACGCGCGAAAGCCCGATCAGCGATGCGTGGAAGAAGAAATTGCTGACGCTGGCCGAGGGCGACGTTTTTCTCAACCACTTCAGCCCGACCGGCTTTTACTCCAGCGCCGTCAATAACGCCTTCATTCGCGAATTACGCGAACGCAACGAGCGTCAGGTCGCCTACACCACCGAGCCGGTGGGCGAGCATGTCGCGGAATACGGCGTCGGGCCGCGCCGGCGCAGTGTCTATCTCACCCCCCCCGATCTCGCCCGCGCCCATGAATGGGAGCGCGAGGGGTTCACCGAAGCGTTGCGCACGCCCGACAATACGCTGATTTTCGTCGCCCCGGAAAAGGCCCGCGAAATCACCGCCGATCAGATCGCCTGCATGGGGTGCTTGAGCCAGTGCCGGTTTTCCAACTGGAGCGAGCACGAGCCCGATTACAGCACCGGCAAAAAGGCCGACCCGCGCAGCTTCTGCATCCAAAAGACGCTGCAAGCCATCGCCCATGATCGCGACGATCCGAACTCGGTCGAAAACAACCTGATGTTCAGCGGCCATAACGGCTTCCGCTTCGCGACCGACCCGTTCTATTCGAACGGCTTTATCCCGACGGTGAAGGAACTGGTCGCGCGGATTCTGACGGGGCGCTAA
- the rpsO gene encoding 30S ribosomal protein S15 has product MSITPERRTALVSEYATHPGDTGSPEVQVALLSERISNLTEHLKTHAKDFHSRRGLLMLVGQRRGLLDYLKRKNVQRYEGLIRRLNLRR; this is encoded by the coding sequence ATGTCGATTACGCCCGAGCGCCGCACGGCGCTGGTTTCCGAATATGCGACCCATCCCGGCGATACCGGCAGCCCGGAAGTTCAGGTGGCGCTGCTGTCCGAGCGGATCAGCAATCTCACCGAACATCTCAAAACCCACGCCAAGGATTTTCACAGCCGGCGCGGGCTTTTGATGCTGGTCGGCCAGCGCCGTGGCCTGCTCGATTACCTCAAGCGCAAGAACGTGCAACGCTATGAGGGGCTGATTCGCCGGCTCAACCTCCGCCGCTGA